One window of the Corynebacterium glutamicum ATCC 13032 genome contains the following:
- the rpsT gene encoding 30S ribosomal protein S20 — translation MANIKSQIKRNKTNEKARLRNQAVRSAVRTEIRKFNAAIEAGDKDAAQAQLRTASRALDKAVTKGVFHINNAANKKSNMATAFNKLG, via the coding sequence ATGGCAAACATCAAGTCTCAGATCAAGCGTAACAAGACCAACGAGAAGGCTCGTCTGCGTAACCAGGCAGTTCGCTCCGCAGTCCGCACCGAGATCCGCAAGTTCAACGCTGCGATTGAAGCAGGCGACAAGGATGCAGCTCAGGCTCAGCTCCGTACCGCTTCCCGCGCACTGGACAAGGCAGTAACCAAGGGTGTCTTCCACATCAACAACGCTGCTAACAAGAAGTCCAACATGGCTACCGCTTTCAACAAGCTTGGCTAA
- a CDS encoding TRAP transporter small permease — MNFKSIVCVTAWQVFSRQVLHSPSTWSEELSKLLFVWLSFAGSAFLFGERGHIAVDFIARKLPVSAQRVLQVIVQLLIVVFAILGMIWGGYLAASIAWNQQLTALPLTLGWVYVVIPIAGVFIALFAIIDLIEVATGKEEPYPLVDESEEPRDLDELEAQSAIDSASSAEGRN, encoded by the coding sequence ATGAATTTTAAGTCCATCGTGTGCGTCACTGCCTGGCAGGTGTTTAGCCGCCAGGTGCTGCACAGCCCATCAACGTGGTCTGAAGAACTATCCAAGCTGTTGTTCGTGTGGCTATCTTTCGCAGGTAGTGCGTTCCTCTTTGGAGAGCGTGGACATATTGCGGTTGATTTCATCGCGCGCAAACTGCCTGTTTCTGCGCAGCGGGTCCTGCAGGTCATTGTTCAGTTGTTGATTGTTGTTTTTGCGATCCTCGGCATGATCTGGGGTGGCTACTTGGCTGCATCAATCGCGTGGAATCAGCAGCTCACTGCGCTGCCACTTACCTTGGGATGGGTGTATGTTGTCATCCCGATCGCGGGTGTGTTCATCGCGTTGTTCGCGATCATCGATCTCATCGAAGTGGCCACAGGCAAGGAAGAGCCTTACCCCCTTGTTGATGAATCAGAAGAACCTCGAGATTTGGACGAGCTAGAGGCCCAAAGCGCTATAGATTCTGCAAGTTCAGCGGAAGGTAGGAACTAA
- a CDS encoding lamin tail domain-containing protein, whose translation MVEVKKRNLLVAPLTASLVFCNLAVAANAVEVEAESPVVINEVESNSDPVGDWVELANTDNNNSIDISGWSLVDDKEDLENALVLPEGTEIESGGYFVIYTDSADYVPTNNTFGGQEYFGLGKDDTVTLRNAEGEVVATYSWKDLGEHAENTYGRIPDMTGDFANTGVPTPGAKNVAAEGSGEEEGVVANAQLPFHNVEITPIHLGGDFTGEDMSGVDFDANSTAWIANNDIGKIYSLAHDIANNTYKLTGEWETGYPEGGGEPDAEGIVAATNGDIYLSTERNNADKNVSRPSILRFATPTGKTGVQNAVQEWDLSEFVGDIQPNGGLEAIAQLEDNIFVVGVEETGDVIVVDLSADQPVLVQRYESSFDGVMSLDYNAATKQLSVVCDEACDGLSEILEWDGEKLYKSDDKIYERPANLGNWANEGFGTYTSELKCENGNTVSVTSYLWADDAATNEGTSLNSAQVINGDCGDVNIPGESSSDNSSSDFATGSIAGAFATAVLAVVGIAGALGGFFQQILAAFPALQQVIRF comes from the coding sequence GTGGTTGAAGTGAAGAAGCGTAATCTCCTCGTAGCTCCCCTCACTGCTTCCCTGGTGTTCTGTAACTTGGCTGTTGCAGCAAACGCCGTTGAAGTTGAGGCCGAATCACCAGTTGTCATCAATGAAGTTGAATCCAACAGCGACCCAGTTGGTGACTGGGTGGAGTTGGCTAACACCGACAACAACAACTCCATCGACATTTCCGGTTGGTCCTTAGTCGATGACAAGGAAGACCTGGAAAATGCCCTCGTCCTTCCTGAAGGCACTGAGATTGAGTCCGGTGGATACTTTGTTATCTACACCGACTCTGCTGATTACGTGCCTACCAACAACACCTTTGGTGGCCAGGAATACTTCGGCCTCGGCAAAGATGACACTGTTACTCTGCGCAACGCTGAAGGCGAAGTAGTTGCTACCTATTCCTGGAAGGATCTGGGCGAGCACGCAGAAAACACCTATGGTCGCATCCCAGATATGACTGGTGATTTCGCAAACACCGGCGTTCCAACCCCAGGTGCAAAGAATGTTGCTGCTGAAGGCTCCGGCGAAGAAGAAGGCGTTGTTGCAAACGCCCAGCTTCCATTCCACAACGTTGAAATCACCCCAATTCACCTCGGTGGAGATTTCACCGGTGAAGATATGTCCGGCGTTGATTTCGATGCAAACAGCACCGCATGGATCGCCAACAATGACATTGGAAAGATCTACTCCCTCGCCCACGACATAGCTAACAACACCTACAAGCTGACTGGCGAATGGGAAACCGGCTACCCAGAAGGCGGCGGAGAGCCAGACGCTGAAGGCATCGTCGCAGCTACCAACGGTGACATCTACCTGTCCACCGAGCGCAACAACGCTGACAAGAACGTCTCTCGCCCATCCATCCTGCGTTTTGCTACCCCAACTGGCAAGACTGGCGTACAAAACGCAGTTCAGGAATGGGACCTGTCTGAGTTCGTCGGCGACATTCAGCCCAATGGTGGTCTTGAGGCAATCGCGCAGCTCGAGGACAACATCTTCGTTGTCGGTGTCGAAGAGACAGGTGATGTCATCGTTGTTGATCTTTCCGCTGACCAGCCAGTTCTGGTTCAAAGGTACGAATCTTCCTTCGACGGTGTCATGTCGCTTGATTACAACGCAGCAACCAAGCAGCTCAGCGTTGTGTGCGACGAAGCATGTGACGGCTTGTCTGAAATCCTCGAATGGGATGGCGAGAAGCTGTACAAGTCCGACGACAAGATCTACGAGCGTCCAGCAAACCTGGGCAACTGGGCTAACGAAGGCTTCGGCACCTACACCTCAGAGCTTAAATGCGAGAACGGCAACACCGTTTCTGTCACCAGCTACCTCTGGGCTGACGATGCAGCAACCAACGAAGGCACCTCCCTCAACTCCGCACAGGTCATCAACGGAGATTGCGGCGACGTCAACATCCCTGGAGAGTCCTCTTCCGACAATTCCTCTTCTGACTTTGCAACCGGCAGCATCGCAGGCGCCTTTGCAACCGCAGTGCTCGCAGTCGTAGGCATTGCGGGCGCACTGGGTGGATTCTTCCAGCAGATCCTCGCAGCGTTCCCAGCATTGCAGCAGGTCATCCGTTTCTAA
- a CDS encoding ankyrin repeat domain-containing protein: protein MTQSDLPDDVQELVTKIFGLARDGGAESAATLGAYVDNGVDVNLSNQDGNTLLMLAAYAGHADVVQALIERGADVDRVNNRNQTPLAGAIFKKEEAVIEALLAGGADPYAGTPTAVDTAKMFGREDLVARFES, encoded by the coding sequence ATGACACAATCAGATTTACCCGATGATGTTCAGGAATTGGTCACTAAGATCTTTGGACTGGCACGTGATGGGGGAGCAGAATCCGCAGCAACCCTCGGTGCATATGTCGACAACGGCGTTGACGTTAACCTGTCCAACCAAGATGGCAACACTTTGCTCATGCTCGCAGCATATGCAGGACATGCTGATGTCGTGCAGGCGTTGATTGAGCGTGGCGCCGATGTGGATCGCGTGAACAACCGCAATCAGACGCCGCTGGCGGGCGCGATCTTTAAGAAGGAAGAAGCCGTCATTGAGGCACTGCTTGCTGGTGGTGCTGACCCATACGCTGGAACTCCAACTGCTGTTGATACCGCCAAGATGTTTGGCCGCGAGGATCTCGTAGCTCGCTTCGAGTCATAG
- the dctP gene encoding TRAP transporter substrate-binding protein DctP has protein sequence MSVIRDQDLMEPLFQSLAESDNISVIGGFTQGTRNLYTTDAPVKRPADLAGKKIRVQESAMHIRMIELMGGSATPLTYGEVYTAMQSGVLDGAENNEISYVTQNHFEVARYNSNTNHLVGLDYMVMRHDLLDAMSEPDRELFLEEWDAAMTEHTDLWNTETDAVIEKAKAGGAEFVEVDAQAFTDALAPIKDEFLTSEFQRELYEAVRAADTSGGAAS, from the coding sequence ATGAGCGTGATCCGGGATCAGGATCTGATGGAGCCACTGTTCCAAAGTCTTGCGGAATCGGACAATATTTCTGTCATTGGTGGATTTACCCAAGGCACCCGAAATCTGTACACCACTGATGCGCCGGTGAAAAGACCCGCTGACCTGGCTGGAAAGAAGATTCGCGTCCAGGAATCCGCCATGCACATCCGCATGATTGAACTCATGGGTGGCTCGGCAACCCCGTTGACTTACGGCGAGGTATATACCGCGATGCAGTCTGGTGTGCTGGATGGCGCGGAAAATAACGAGATCAGTTACGTTACCCAAAACCACTTCGAGGTTGCTCGCTACAACAGCAACACCAATCACCTTGTCGGTTTGGATTACATGGTCATGCGACACGATCTGCTTGACGCCATGAGCGAGCCAGACCGTGAATTGTTCCTGGAAGAATGGGACGCCGCGATGACTGAGCACACGGATCTGTGGAACACAGAAACTGATGCCGTTATTGAAAAGGCGAAAGCTGGGGGAGCGGAGTTCGTTGAGGTGGATGCGCAAGCATTTACCGATGCACTGGCTCCCATCAAAGACGAATTCTTGACCTCAGAATTCCAGCGTGAACTCTACGAAGCAGTGCGCGCCGCTGATACTTCAGGAGGTGCGGCATCATGA
- a CDS encoding type II toxin-antitoxin system PemK/MazF family toxin: MSSTLARKASGDGSEKKKPGLFRRALRFLTHPPHKQVDNSLADIREGLGLGVDDSHEGSKPSNDHSLLHEKPEISVMPTESMARLIFYAPDMDGQTDPGEVVWIWAPADGPQQPPRKRAIVVVGRNRNAILGLLISCNPEHRTDEDWIDIGSGSWDPRGRQSWVRLDRVLEVPELGIRRQGTVVPPGRFERIANRLRNDFNWV; the protein is encoded by the coding sequence ATGAGCTCCACGCTCGCACGAAAAGCTTCAGGCGACGGTTCCGAAAAGAAGAAGCCTGGCTTGTTTAGACGTGCGCTTCGTTTCCTCACCCACCCACCTCACAAACAGGTAGACAACAGCCTTGCGGATATCCGTGAAGGATTAGGCCTCGGGGTGGACGATTCCCACGAAGGATCCAAACCCAGCAACGATCATTCTTTGCTGCATGAAAAGCCTGAAATTTCCGTCATGCCGACCGAATCAATGGCACGGCTGATCTTTTATGCGCCTGATATGGATGGGCAAACAGACCCCGGTGAAGTAGTGTGGATTTGGGCACCAGCCGATGGCCCCCAGCAACCACCCCGTAAACGTGCCATCGTTGTTGTTGGAAGAAACCGAAACGCCATTTTAGGTCTGCTCATTTCCTGCAACCCCGAGCACCGCACTGATGAAGACTGGATCGACATTGGATCTGGCAGCTGGGACCCTCGAGGTCGCCAAAGTTGGGTACGACTCGACCGCGTTCTGGAGGTACCCGAATTGGGTATCCGGCGCCAAGGAACAGTCGTCCCCCCGGGGCGCTTTGAGCGTATCGCCAACCGCCTCCGCAACGATTTCAACTGGGTCTAA
- the holA gene encoding DNA polymerase III subunit delta, whose product MWHDGHVASAPISVQPAVHLVLGEDEFLAERARINIVHDIRSSMASPDSLQVTTLKASEITQGELLDALSPSLFAEDRVVVLTNMDQAGQDAVDLALSAAVDPSPGTYLIVMHSGGGRSKSMVKKLEKVAVVHDAAKLKDRDRPGWVKQEFKNHKVQVTPDVIHALLEGVGSDLRELASAVSQLVEDTQGNVTVEKVRAYYVGVAEVSGFDIADSACAGQMSKAVASTRRALQLGTSPVALAAALSMKVGQIARLYSTRGRINGFELAKELGMPPFVVEKTAKVARNWSGDAVSEAVILMADLDAAVKGQSGDPEFAIESAVRRVAELARR is encoded by the coding sequence TTGTGGCACGATGGTCACGTGGCTTCAGCACCTATTTCAGTTCAACCAGCGGTCCATCTTGTTCTCGGCGAGGATGAGTTCCTTGCCGAACGCGCGCGTATCAACATCGTGCATGACATCCGTTCATCGATGGCTAGCCCCGATTCGCTTCAGGTCACCACCTTGAAGGCCAGCGAAATTACTCAGGGTGAATTGTTGGATGCGTTAAGCCCATCCTTGTTTGCTGAAGACCGTGTGGTGGTGCTTACCAACATGGATCAAGCAGGCCAAGATGCTGTAGATCTAGCCTTATCCGCAGCAGTTGATCCCAGCCCTGGTACCTACTTGATCGTCATGCACTCTGGCGGTGGACGCTCTAAGTCGATGGTGAAGAAGCTGGAAAAAGTCGCGGTGGTGCACGATGCCGCAAAGCTGAAAGACCGGGATCGTCCAGGTTGGGTAAAACAAGAGTTCAAAAACCACAAAGTCCAGGTCACCCCAGATGTCATTCATGCTCTTTTAGAGGGCGTGGGTTCAGATCTTAGAGAGCTGGCGTCCGCCGTATCCCAATTGGTTGAGGACACCCAAGGCAACGTGACGGTGGAAAAAGTCCGTGCCTATTACGTGGGTGTTGCTGAGGTATCGGGTTTCGACATCGCCGATTCTGCATGCGCCGGTCAAATGTCAAAGGCCGTGGCCAGCACCAGACGTGCCCTTCAATTGGGTACCAGCCCGGTTGCATTGGCAGCTGCGTTGAGTATGAAAGTTGGCCAGATCGCCAGGCTGTATTCCACCAGGGGACGCATCAACGGTTTTGAGCTGGCCAAAGAATTGGGCATGCCGCCGTTCGTGGTGGAGAAGACTGCGAAAGTGGCCCGAAACTGGTCGGGAGATGCGGTCAGCGAGGCCGTGATTTTGATGGCCGATCTGGATGCCGCTGTAAAAGGACAAAGTGGCGATCCTGAATTTGCCATCGAATCTGCCGTGAGAAGAGTTGCAGAGCTGGCGAGGCGGTAA
- the lepA gene encoding translation elongation factor 4, whose product MAEKFAETTFTDPARIRNFCIIAHIDHGKSTLADRILQLSNVVDARDMRDQYLDNMDIERERGITIKAQNVRLPWIPRSGEYEGQQIVMQMIDTPGHVDFTYEVSRALEACEGAILLVDAAQGIEAQTLANLYLAMENDLEIIPVLNKIDLPAADPDKYALEIANIVGCEPEDVLRVSGKTGMGVPELLDKVVELIPAPTSEFEEDAPARAMIFDSVYDTYRGVVTYIRMMDGKLTPRQKIKMMSTGATHELLEIGIVSPTPKKCVGLGPGEVGYLITGVKDVRQSKVGDTVTWAIHGAEQPLRGYQEPTPMVYSGLFPISQADFPDLRDALEKLQLNDASLTYEPETSVALGFGFRCGFLGLLHMEITRDRLEREFGLDLISTAPSVNYRVIDEAGKEFRVHNPSDWPGGKLSEVYEPIVKVTIIVPSEFVGPTMELCQTKRGQMGGMDYLSEDRVELRYTMPLGEIIFDFFDMLKSRTKGYASLNYEEAGEQTADLVKVDILLQGEPVDAFSAIVHRDNAQWYGNKMTVKLKELIPRQQFEVPVQAAIGSKVIARENIRALRKDVLAKCYGGDISRKRKLLEKQKAGKKRMKNIGSVEVPQEAFVAALSTDEA is encoded by the coding sequence ATGGCAGAGAAATTTGCAGAAACAACATTTACGGATCCAGCCAGGATTCGTAACTTCTGCATCATTGCCCACATTGACCACGGTAAATCTACGCTCGCTGACCGTATCCTGCAGCTGTCTAACGTTGTGGATGCCCGCGATATGCGTGATCAGTACCTGGACAACATGGACATCGAACGTGAACGTGGCATTACCATTAAGGCTCAGAACGTTCGCCTGCCATGGATTCCTCGCAGTGGTGAGTACGAGGGCCAGCAGATCGTCATGCAGATGATCGATACGCCAGGCCACGTGGACTTCACCTATGAAGTGTCTCGGGCGCTTGAAGCGTGTGAAGGCGCGATTTTGCTTGTTGATGCAGCGCAGGGCATTGAAGCCCAGACCTTGGCAAACTTGTACTTGGCTATGGAAAACGATCTTGAGATCATCCCTGTGCTGAACAAGATTGACCTTCCAGCGGCGGATCCAGACAAGTACGCGTTGGAGATCGCCAACATTGTGGGTTGTGAACCTGAAGATGTGTTGCGCGTGTCCGGTAAAACTGGCATGGGTGTCCCTGAGCTTCTGGATAAGGTCGTTGAACTTATCCCAGCACCTACCTCTGAATTTGAGGAAGACGCCCCAGCTCGTGCGATGATTTTCGACTCTGTCTATGACACCTACCGCGGCGTGGTTACCTACATCCGCATGATGGACGGCAAGCTGACACCTCGCCAAAAGATCAAGATGATGTCCACCGGCGCCACCCACGAGTTGCTGGAAATCGGCATCGTGAGCCCCACCCCTAAAAAGTGTGTGGGTCTTGGACCTGGCGAGGTTGGTTACCTGATCACCGGTGTGAAGGACGTGCGCCAATCTAAGGTGGGCGATACCGTCACGTGGGCAATTCATGGAGCTGAGCAGCCACTGCGCGGTTACCAGGAACCAACACCGATGGTTTACTCGGGCTTGTTCCCGATTTCCCAAGCGGATTTCCCCGACTTGCGCGATGCGCTTGAAAAGCTGCAGCTTAACGACGCCTCCCTCACGTACGAACCCGAAACGTCCGTAGCACTGGGCTTTGGTTTCCGATGTGGCTTCCTCGGACTGCTGCACATGGAAATCACCCGTGACCGACTCGAACGTGAGTTTGGCCTTGATCTGATTTCTACCGCGCCATCTGTTAACTACCGCGTTATTGATGAGGCGGGCAAGGAATTCCGCGTCCACAACCCATCTGACTGGCCTGGCGGAAAGCTCAGTGAAGTTTACGAGCCCATCGTGAAGGTCACCATCATTGTTCCTAGCGAATTTGTGGGACCGACAATGGAGCTGTGCCAGACTAAGCGTGGTCAGATGGGTGGCATGGACTACCTTTCGGAGGACCGCGTGGAGCTGCGCTACACCATGCCTTTGGGTGAGATCATCTTTGACTTCTTCGATATGTTGAAGTCTCGCACCAAGGGTTACGCTTCGCTGAACTACGAGGAAGCTGGCGAGCAGACTGCCGACCTGGTCAAGGTAGATATCTTGCTCCAAGGTGAACCTGTGGATGCATTCTCTGCGATCGTGCACCGCGATAATGCGCAGTGGTACGGAAACAAGATGACTGTGAAGCTGAAGGAACTGATCCCTCGCCAGCAGTTCGAAGTTCCTGTGCAGGCAGCCATTGGTTCCAAGGTTATCGCTCGTGAAAACATTCGTGCACTGCGCAAGGACGTGTTGGCGAAGTGTTACGGTGGCGATATTTCCCGTAAGCGCAAGCTTCTGGAAAAGCAGAAGGCTGGTAAGAAGCGCATGAAGAACATCGGTTCGGTCGAGGTTCCTCAGGAAGCATTCGTAGCAGCACTGTCTACCGACGAGGCATAA
- a CDS encoding TRAP transporter large permease, giving the protein MLSPAAVAALILVIGIVVLIIASVPVAIAIGLPSLFAAMAVLGPENAAQAVAQRMFTGTNSFTLLAIPFFVLAGLLMNSGGIATRLIDAAKVLVGRMPASMANTNIAANGLFGAVSGAAVASASAVGTVMTPKMKEEGYSRAYAAAVNVASAPAGMLIPPSNTFIVYSLVSSTSIAALFMAGVGPGLLWILACVIVGTWLARKENYKREQIHPTFKQSLVVLWRALPSLLMIVIVVGGILLGWFTPTESAAIAVVYCLVLGFIYRTIKVGDLADILLKATRTTSIVMLLIAVSAALSWVMAFAKIPQMISDALLSVSDSKVVILLIMMFILLLIGTVMDPTPAILIFVPIFLPVVTELGVDPVHFGAMVVMNLSVGVITPPVGNVLFVGSQVAGLRVETVIRRLWPYLIAIIVALFVVVFVPQISIWLPTTMGLMGG; this is encoded by the coding sequence ATGTTGTCGCCAGCAGCTGTAGCAGCTTTAATTCTTGTCATCGGCATTGTGGTGCTCATCATCGCATCAGTGCCCGTTGCCATTGCCATCGGTTTGCCATCACTTTTTGCCGCGATGGCCGTGCTTGGCCCAGAAAACGCCGCGCAGGCCGTCGCGCAGCGCATGTTTACCGGCACAAACTCCTTTACACTCCTTGCCATTCCGTTCTTCGTGTTGGCGGGTTTGCTGATGAACTCGGGTGGTATTGCCACGCGGCTTATCGACGCCGCGAAGGTGCTTGTCGGCCGCATGCCTGCCTCCATGGCCAATACGAATATCGCAGCAAATGGTCTCTTCGGAGCAGTTTCAGGGGCAGCGGTAGCATCAGCTTCTGCCGTGGGAACCGTCATGACACCAAAAATGAAGGAAGAGGGCTACTCGCGCGCTTACGCAGCGGCCGTCAACGTGGCTTCAGCACCTGCGGGCATGCTGATCCCGCCATCAAACACTTTTATTGTGTATTCCTTGGTGTCCTCGACATCAATTGCAGCACTATTTATGGCCGGTGTTGGACCCGGTCTGCTCTGGATTCTGGCCTGTGTCATCGTGGGAACTTGGTTAGCGCGAAAGGAAAACTACAAGCGCGAGCAGATTCATCCAACATTCAAGCAGTCGCTCGTTGTGCTGTGGAGGGCGCTGCCTTCACTGCTCATGATCGTCATTGTTGTTGGAGGTATCTTGCTGGGCTGGTTCACTCCAACTGAATCCGCTGCTATTGCTGTAGTGTACTGCCTGGTCTTGGGCTTTATTTACCGCACAATCAAGGTGGGAGATCTGGCAGATATTTTGCTCAAGGCAACTCGCACCACATCAATTGTCATGTTGCTCATTGCAGTTTCTGCAGCACTGTCGTGGGTGATGGCCTTTGCCAAGATCCCTCAGATGATCTCTGATGCGCTTCTTTCGGTATCCGATTCCAAGGTTGTCATCTTGTTGATCATGATGTTCATCCTGTTACTCATCGGTACCGTAATGGACCCAACACCAGCAATTTTGATCTTCGTCCCGATCTTCCTTCCAGTGGTTACCGAACTTGGTGTGGACCCAGTCCACTTCGGTGCGATGGTGGTAATGAACCTGTCCGTGGGCGTGATTACCCCACCAGTAGGCAACGTGTTGTTCGTTGGTTCGCAAGTGGCAGGGCTGCGTGTGGAAACTGTGATCAGACGACTGTGGCCGTATCTCATTGCCATTATTGTTGCGCTGTTCGTGGTTGTTTTCGTACCGCAGATCTCTATCTGGCTGCCCACAACAATGGGATTGATGGGAGGCTAA
- a CDS encoding LysE family translocator, whose product MEWTAFGTLILLNLVGSLSPGPDTFFLLRLATRSRAHAIAGVAGIVTGLTVWVTLTVVGAAALLTTYPSILGIIQLVGGTYLSFIGYKLLRSASRELIDARQFRFNADARPIPDAVEALGTRTQVYRQGLATNLSNPKVVMYFAAILAPLMPAHPSPVLAFSIIVAILVQTFVTFSAVCLIVSTERVRKAMLRAGPWFDLLAGVVFLVVGVTLLYEGLTGLLG is encoded by the coding sequence GTGGAGTGGACCGCTTTTGGCACCCTGATTCTGCTCAATTTGGTGGGCAGTTTATCCCCGGGGCCTGATACCTTTTTCCTCCTCCGCTTAGCCACCCGCTCCAGAGCGCACGCGATCGCTGGCGTCGCCGGCATCGTCACCGGACTCACGGTGTGGGTGACGCTGACGGTCGTGGGAGCAGCGGCGCTGCTCACCACTTATCCGTCGATTCTCGGAATCATCCAGCTCGTCGGCGGCACGTACCTAAGCTTCATTGGGTACAAGTTGCTGCGCTCGGCGTCGAGAGAGCTTATCGACGCCCGCCAGTTCCGTTTCAACGCCGATGCCCGACCTATCCCGGATGCGGTAGAAGCACTGGGAACCCGCACTCAGGTATATCGACAAGGTTTGGCCACCAACCTGTCAAACCCTAAAGTTGTCATGTACTTCGCGGCAATTCTGGCTCCGTTGATGCCAGCGCACCCATCACCGGTGCTGGCGTTCTCTATCATCGTGGCGATTTTAGTGCAGACCTTTGTTACCTTCTCTGCTGTGTGCCTCATTGTCTCTACGGAGCGTGTGCGCAAAGCAATGCTGCGTGCAGGTCCCTGGTTTGACCTGCTTGCTGGCGTTGTCTTCCTCGTTGTGGGTGTGACTCTGCTGTATGAAGGCCTGACCGGTTTACTCGGGTAA
- a CDS encoding three-helix bundle dimerization domain-containing protein, whose amino-acid sequence MATTASKISTIRPAQQDALWSVREDLHARFDGLVDPVQVDAILDHVASNREAKITVFSKIFIAREATAALQQIAGNVNADLLDFIALNRGMAA is encoded by the coding sequence ATGGCTACCACAGCTTCCAAGATCTCCACGATCCGTCCAGCACAGCAAGATGCTCTTTGGAGCGTACGTGAGGATCTTCACGCTCGCTTCGATGGCCTGGTCGATCCTGTCCAGGTAGACGCAATTTTGGACCATGTCGCATCTAACCGCGAAGCCAAGATCACCGTCTTCAGCAAGATTTTCATCGCTCGCGAGGCAACCGCTGCACTTCAGCAGATTGCTGGCAACGTTAACGCAGACCTGCTTGACTTCATTGCCCTCAACCGTGGCATGGCAGCATAA